One window from the genome of Streptomyces cadmiisoli encodes:
- a CDS encoding VOC family protein → MAIQRMDNVAIVVDDLDAAVAFFTELGMELEGKAQIEGLYADQTVGLDCVRSDIAMMRTPDGHSKVELTKYHTPAASDAEPRNSPPNTLGLHRVMFAVDDIDDTIARLRALGAELLGEVAQYENTFRLCNLRGPAGIIVALAEQIG, encoded by the coding sequence ATGGCTATTCAGCGGATGGACAACGTCGCTATCGTCGTCGACGATCTGGACGCGGCGGTCGCGTTCTTCACCGAGCTCGGCATGGAGCTGGAAGGCAAGGCGCAGATCGAAGGGCTTTATGCGGACCAGACCGTCGGACTGGACTGCGTCCGGAGCGACATTGCGATGATGCGGACCCCGGACGGCCACAGCAAGGTGGAGCTGACCAAGTACCACACCCCCGCGGCATCCGATGCCGAGCCGCGGAATTCTCCGCCCAACACGCTGGGCCTTCATCGCGTCATGTTCGCCGTCGACGACATCGACGACACCATCGCGCGCCTGCGCGCCCTCGGCGCCGAACTCCTCGGCGAGGTGGCGCAGTACGAGAACACCTTTAGGCTCTGCAACCTCCGCGGTCCCGCAGGCATCATTGTGGCCCTGGCCGAACAGATCGGCTGA